One stretch of Mesobacillus jeotgali DNA includes these proteins:
- the mazG gene encoding nucleoside triphosphate pyrophosphohydrolase — protein sequence MTKKILIIGLGAGDLNQLPLGVYKKLQQEKNLFLRTKEHPVVTQLENEGMLFQSFDAIYEKHDQFADVYEEITEFLLAEASKAPVIYAVPGHPLIAERTVQLLLERGPERSTEIEIGGGQSFLDAMFQSLEIDPIEGFQLLDGTDLEKEDLLLKNHTIIGQVYDAFVASDVKLTLMEKLPDDYEVYIVTAAGSSDEVIKKLPLYELDREMELSNLTSIYVPPVKDEQILYKDFQKLRGIISELRGPNGCPWDKKQTHQSLKKYLIEESYELIEAIDNDDIDHMIEELGDVLLQVMLHAQIGEDEGYFTIDDVIEGLSSKMVRRHPHVFGDKTAENEEDVMRNWQEIKEQEKGGSVKSLLEGAGKGLPNLLKAYELQKEAAKVGFDWKTVSPILDKVKEEIEELSAEINENGQFENIQLEYGDLLFALVNFARHYNINPEEALHKTNQKFMRRFAFIEQKAAEKGRNLEDHSLDELDAYWDDAKKQGL from the coding sequence ATGACAAAAAAGATATTGATCATCGGACTGGGAGCGGGCGACCTAAACCAGCTGCCGCTTGGTGTATATAAAAAATTGCAACAGGAGAAAAACCTGTTTTTGCGGACGAAGGAACATCCTGTGGTGACTCAGCTTGAGAATGAAGGGATGCTGTTTCAATCTTTCGATGCAATCTATGAAAAGCATGACCAGTTTGCGGATGTATATGAGGAAATCACGGAATTTTTGCTGGCTGAAGCATCCAAGGCACCTGTAATCTATGCGGTTCCTGGACACCCTTTGATTGCCGAGCGGACTGTACAGCTTTTGCTTGAAAGAGGTCCGGAACGGTCTACAGAAATCGAAATCGGGGGCGGCCAAAGTTTCCTTGACGCCATGTTCCAATCCCTGGAGATTGATCCGATCGAAGGATTTCAGCTCCTTGATGGTACCGATCTGGAAAAAGAGGATCTTCTGCTGAAGAATCATACGATCATAGGGCAAGTCTATGATGCCTTTGTTGCATCTGATGTCAAGCTGACGCTGATGGAGAAATTGCCTGATGACTACGAGGTCTATATTGTTACGGCTGCCGGAAGCAGTGATGAAGTGATTAAAAAACTGCCCTTATATGAGCTTGACCGCGAGATGGAGCTGAGCAATCTGACATCGATTTATGTTCCCCCGGTAAAAGATGAGCAGATTCTATACAAGGATTTCCAGAAGTTGCGTGGAATTATATCAGAACTGCGAGGTCCAAATGGCTGTCCGTGGGATAAAAAACAAACTCACCAGTCTTTGAAGAAATATTTAATTGAAGAATCCTATGAGTTGATCGAAGCAATCGACAATGACGATATCGACCATATGATAGAGGAATTGGGAGATGTGCTTCTGCAGGTCATGCTTCATGCCCAGATCGGTGAGGATGAAGGTTATTTTACTATCGATGATGTCATAGAAGGTTTATCGTCGAAGATGGTTCGCAGGCACCCACATGTTTTCGGTGATAAGACAGCGGAAAATGAAGAGGACGTTATGCGAAACTGGCAGGAAATCAAGGAGCAGGAAAAGGGCGGATCCGTAAAATCTCTGCTCGAGGGAGCGGGCAAAGGCCTTCCCAACCTTCTAAAGGCATATGAACTGCAAAAAGAAGCGGCAAAGGTCGGATTTGACTGGAAGACGGTTTCACCAATTCTTGATAAGGTTAAAGAGGAAATTGAGGAGCTGTCAGCTGAAATAAACGAGAATGGCCAGTTTGAAAATATTCAGCTGGAATATGGTGACTTGCTGTTTGCGCTCGTGAACTTTGCAAGGCATTACAATATTAATCCTGAAGAGGCATTACACAAGACAAACCAGAAATTCATGCGGCGGTTTGCCTTTATTGAACAGAAGGCCGCTGAAAAAGGCCGGAACCTCGAGGATCATTCACTTGATGAGCTGGACGCCTACTGGGACGATGCAAAGAAGCAAGGATTGTAA
- a CDS encoding RNA-binding S4 domain-containing protein yields the protein MRLDKFLKVSRLIKRRTLAKEVSDQGRISVNGVPAKASTNVKAGDELAIRFGQKIVSVKIERIQENSRKEEAAEMYTILGEDRIPGDDEE from the coding sequence ATGAGGCTGGATAAATTTTTAAAGGTGTCAAGATTGATCAAAAGAAGAACATTGGCGAAGGAAGTATCCGATCAGGGAAGGATTTCAGTCAATGGAGTCCCGGCAAAAGCGAGTACTAATGTAAAAGCGGGCGATGAACTGGCAATCAGATTCGGGCAAAAGATAGTATCTGTTAAAATTGAACGGATTCAGGAGAATTCCCGAAAGGAAGAAGCCGCTGAAATGTATACGATTCTTGGGGAAGATCGAATCCCAGGGGACGATGAAGAGTAA
- the yabP gene encoding sporulation protein YabP, giving the protein MSQYYETNQTKSNLPDHDLVMRGRRTLEITGVKQVESFDNEEFLLETVMGFLAIKGQNLQMKNLDVDKGVVSIKGKIFDLVYLDDQHGEKAKGFFSKLFR; this is encoded by the coding sequence ATGAGCCAATATTATGAAACGAATCAGACAAAGAGCAACTTGCCGGATCATGACTTAGTGATGAGAGGCAGACGGACATTGGAGATCACGGGTGTAAAACAGGTTGAAAGCTTTGATAATGAAGAATTTTTATTAGAGACGGTCATGGGTTTCCTGGCAATCAAGGGTCAGAACCTTCAAATGAAGAATCTCGATGTCGACAAGGGTGTTGTATCAATCAAAGGCAAAATCTTTGATCTGGTCTATCTCGATGACCAGCATGGGGAGAAAGCTAAAGGGTTCTTTAGCAAGTTATTCCGATGA
- the yabQ gene encoding spore cortex biosynthesis protein YabQ, which yields MTLSTQFLTMLAMIGMGSLFGASLDTHNRFLKRSKRKSWIVFINDILFWLFQGLSIFYVLFSVNMGELRFYIFLALLCGFAAYQSLFKKMYLKLLERAISITISIYLFSVKAVRLIVVRPLQVLAATALSLFILTGRGLYVLLKWLLSVFLWLVKNILWKPVMMIFLLFWKLLPKTVKKSVEKLYNKLAGFLIIVKNYFTKPIKWIKKLKK from the coding sequence ATGACACTGTCGACCCAATTTTTGACGATGCTCGCCATGATTGGGATGGGCAGCCTATTCGGAGCTTCACTTGATACGCATAATCGGTTCTTGAAAAGATCAAAAAGGAAATCCTGGATTGTCTTCATCAATGACATCCTGTTCTGGTTATTTCAGGGCTTGTCGATTTTTTATGTGTTATTTTCAGTCAATATGGGAGAATTGCGTTTTTATATCTTCCTTGCATTACTTTGCGGCTTTGCGGCCTATCAAAGCCTTTTCAAGAAAATGTATCTGAAGCTGCTTGAGCGAGCGATATCCATCACCATCAGTATCTATTTATTCTCCGTGAAGGCTGTCAGGCTCATTGTGGTCAGGCCATTGCAAGTCCTTGCCGCTACTGCTCTATCACTCTTCATTCTGACGGGGAGGGGCCTTTACGTCCTATTGAAATGGCTTCTTTCCGTTTTCTTATGGCTGGTGAAAAATATCCTTTGGAAGCCGGTTATGATGATTTTCCTACTTTTTTGGAAACTTTTGCCGAAAACAGTTAAAAAAAGCGTCGAGAAGTTATATAATAAATTGGCAGGATTTCTAATAATAGTAAAGAATTATTTCACTAAGCCGATAAAATGGATAAAGAAGTTAAAAAAGTAG
- a CDS encoding FtsB family cell division protein, which yields MSVIRKKKIAKIENQYIQQREKAGIAETRKRKLLFRRLAVFALFASIISYLMISTFISQTADLDKKQAQRAQLEQKLASLQKKQEVLDEEIVKLNDDEYIAKLARKEYFLSEKNEIIFNLPKEKKDSQDSPY from the coding sequence ATGAGTGTCATCAGGAAAAAGAAGATAGCAAAAATTGAAAATCAATATATACAGCAGCGTGAAAAAGCAGGTATAGCTGAAACCAGGAAGCGAAAACTGCTTTTCAGGCGCCTCGCAGTCTTTGCTTTATTCGCATCGATTATTTCATATTTAATGATCTCAACGTTCATTTCCCAGACTGCGGACCTGGACAAGAAGCAGGCGCAAAGAGCGCAGCTTGAGCAAAAATTAGCAAGCCTCCAGAAAAAGCAGGAAGTTTTGGATGAAGAAATCGTCAAATTGAACGATGACGAATACATAGCGAAGCTTGCCCGCAAGGAATACTTCCTTTCAGAAAAGAACGAAATTATCTTCAACCTTCCTAAAGAGAAAAAGGACTCCCAAGATTCGCCTTATTGA
- a CDS encoding S1 domain-containing RNA-binding protein, producing the protein MSIEVGSKLQGKVTGITNFGAFVELPGGSTGLVHISEVADNYVKDINDHLKVGDQVEVKVINVEKDGKIGLSIKKAVDRPERPERPARPERSDRPYSQRPRGGGRGNDNRNARPENFESKMAKFLKDSEDRLSSLKRATESKRGGRGARRG; encoded by the coding sequence ATGTCAATCGAAGTAGGCAGCAAGCTACAGGGAAAGGTAACAGGCATCACAAATTTCGGGGCGTTCGTGGAACTGCCGGGAGGATCAACTGGACTTGTCCATATCAGTGAGGTTGCAGACAATTATGTCAAGGATATCAATGACCACCTCAAAGTAGGCGACCAGGTTGAAGTGAAGGTCATCAATGTTGAGAAAGACGGTAAAATTGGGCTATCAATCAAGAAGGCTGTAGATAGACCAGAAAGACCAGAAAGACCTGCAAGACCAGAAAGATCTGATCGACCATATTCCCAGCGTCCACGCGGCGGCGGCAGAGGAAACGACAACCGCAATGCCCGTCCAGAAAATTTCGAGTCAAAAATGGCGAAATTCCTGAAGGACAGTGAAGACCGTTTGTCATCTCTGAAACGTGCTACCGAATCCAAGCGCGGTGGAAGAGGAGCCAGAAGAGGATAA
- the spoIIE gene encoding stage II sporulation protein E: MQKVERNMMEPIGEVHLEESRFRLAKGMSKLQSKIETLFLKKGLIFLIIGFLLGRALILAQLTPFSLPFFAAVYLIRKDRAPIALFGLVAGAATLSFTDAAFTFGSVFLFLLLYKFTKKWIKNDLKVLPFYIFFTILIAKMLKALILSGNITLYEGMMAGVEAGLGLVLTFIFLQSIPLMTSSLRRQSLKTEEIVCLIIMLASVMTGTIGWTIYDLSVEHVMSRYLVLIFSFVAGATVGSTVGVVTGLIFSLANVSSFYHMSLLAFSGLLGGLLKEGKKPGVALGLFIATLLIGMYGEGGGALTQTLTESAAAVLLFFLTPHSLTSKIAKHIPGTPEYSAEQQQYMRKMRDVTAQRVVQFSNVFEALSKSFSTLQVQDETVETDRDMDYFLSNVTEKTCQTCFKKDHCWTRNFNTTYDYMSEIMQEMDQNSGTVPQKLSREWDKHCTRSKKVLEIMQQQLTYYQANRKLKKQVQESRRLVADQLLGVSEVMGDFAKEIQRERENHSKQEEQILEALQDFGIHIEHVEIYSLEQGNVDIDMTIPYCQGHGECEKLIAPMLSDILKENIVVNSEECSTFPNGFCHVTFRSAKAFAVATGVAHAAKDGDLVSGDSYSTIELSGGKYAIAISDGMGNGERAHSESRDTLLLLQQILQSGIEEKVAIKSVNSILSLRTTDEIFSTLDLAMIDLQNASARFLKIGSTPSFIKRGSKVMKVQASNLPMGILQEFEVDVVGEQLKAGDLLIMMSDGVFEGPKHVENYDLWMKRKINELRTEDPQAIADLIMEEVIRSRDGSIEDDMTVVVAKIDHNIPKWASIPATNYQKRA; this comes from the coding sequence ATGCAAAAGGTAGAAAGGAACATGATGGAACCGATCGGTGAAGTTCATCTCGAGGAATCTCGATTCAGATTGGCAAAAGGCATGTCGAAGCTGCAATCCAAGATCGAAACACTTTTCCTGAAAAAGGGCTTAATATTCCTGATTATTGGATTCTTGCTTGGCCGTGCCTTAATACTGGCGCAGCTGACCCCTTTTAGCCTTCCGTTTTTTGCCGCCGTTTACCTCATCCGTAAGGACCGCGCTCCTATTGCGCTGTTTGGACTGGTTGCTGGAGCTGCAACCCTGTCATTTACTGACGCTGCTTTCACCTTCGGTTCGGTATTCTTGTTCTTGCTGTTATATAAATTTACTAAGAAGTGGATCAAGAATGATTTAAAGGTGCTGCCATTCTATATATTTTTCACTATTTTAATAGCCAAAATGTTGAAAGCTCTCATTTTGTCAGGAAATATCACTTTATATGAAGGGATGATGGCTGGAGTCGAAGCCGGCTTGGGGCTTGTATTGACCTTCATTTTTCTGCAGAGCATTCCTTTGATGACTTCAAGCCTGCGCAGGCAATCTTTAAAGACTGAGGAGATCGTCTGCTTGATCATCATGCTCGCTTCCGTGATGACAGGTACAATTGGCTGGACAATCTATGATTTGTCGGTAGAACACGTTATGTCTCGGTACCTGGTCCTTATTTTCTCATTTGTCGCAGGAGCAACAGTAGGTTCCACAGTCGGTGTCGTAACAGGTTTAATATTCAGCCTGGCAAATGTGTCGAGTTTCTACCATATGAGCTTGCTAGCGTTTTCTGGATTGCTCGGCGGCTTGCTGAAAGAGGGGAAGAAACCAGGTGTAGCACTAGGGCTTTTCATTGCCACATTGCTGATTGGGATGTATGGAGAGGGCGGAGGCGCACTTACCCAAACGTTGACCGAATCGGCGGCGGCAGTCCTGCTCTTTTTCCTGACTCCGCATTCACTTACCTCAAAAATCGCAAAACATATTCCTGGCACCCCGGAATATTCCGCTGAACAGCAGCAATATATGAGGAAAATGAGAGATGTGACAGCACAGCGTGTCGTCCAGTTCTCTAATGTTTTTGAGGCATTGTCAAAAAGTTTTTCCACATTGCAGGTGCAGGATGAAACAGTTGAAACAGACCGCGATATGGATTATTTCTTGAGCAATGTCACCGAAAAGACATGTCAGACATGTTTTAAAAAGGACCATTGCTGGACAAGGAACTTTAATACAACCTATGACTATATGAGCGAAATTATGCAGGAGATGGATCAAAATTCCGGTACAGTGCCTCAGAAACTTTCCCGTGAGTGGGATAAGCATTGCACGAGATCCAAGAAAGTACTCGAAATCATGCAGCAGCAGCTTACCTACTACCAGGCGAACCGGAAGCTGAAAAAGCAGGTACAGGAAAGCAGACGGCTTGTGGCTGATCAGCTGTTAGGTGTATCAGAAGTAATGGGGGATTTCGCAAAGGAGATACAGCGTGAACGTGAAAACCATTCTAAGCAGGAGGAACAAATCCTCGAAGCTCTCCAGGATTTCGGCATCCATATCGAACATGTCGAAATCTACAGCCTCGAACAGGGCAATGTTGATATTGATATGACGATACCGTATTGCCAGGGGCACGGTGAATGCGAAAAACTGATTGCGCCTATGCTTTCCGATATCCTTAAGGAAAACATTGTAGTTAATTCGGAGGAGTGCTCTACATTCCCGAATGGCTTTTGCCATGTGACGTTCCGATCTGCGAAGGCTTTTGCCGTAGCGACAGGGGTAGCGCATGCCGCTAAGGATGGCGATCTCGTTTCCGGGGACAGCTACTCGACGATTGAACTGAGCGGCGGGAAGTACGCAATCGCAATCAGTGACGGAATGGGCAATGGAGAAAGGGCTCATTCAGAAAGCAGGGATACGCTATTATTGCTCCAGCAAATTTTGCAGTCAGGAATCGAAGAAAAAGTGGCAATTAAGTCAGTCAACTCGATTTTATCGCTAAGGACGACCGATGAAATTTTCTCAACACTCGATTTGGCCATGATCGACCTGCAGAATGCGTCAGCCCGGTTCTTAAAAATTGGTTCGACGCCTAGCTTTATCAAACGTGGCAGCAAAGTGATGAAGGTCCAGGCCAGTAATCTGCCAATGGGAATATTGCAGGAGTTCGAGGTGGATGTCGTAGGAGAACAACTCAAGGCAGGCGACCTGCTGATCATGATGAGCGACGGTGTTTTTGAAGGACCTAAGCATGTAGAGAATTATGATTTGTGGATGAAGCGGAAAATTAATGAACTTCGGACAGAAGACCCACAGGCAATTGCAGACTTGATCATGGAGGAAGTCATCCGTTCCCGGGATGGCTCAATTGAAGATGACATGACGGTAGTCGTGGCAAAGATCGACCACAATATCCCTAAATGGGCTTCGATTCCAGCGACCAATTATCAAAAAAGGGCTTAA
- a CDS encoding vWA domain-containing protein, producing MKTGTIRQILLITDGCSNQGEDPIAMAALAKEQGITVNVIGVMEQDVIDEQGMTEIEGIAMSGGGVSQIVYAQQLSQTVQMVTRKAMTQTLQGVVNKELQQILGGGRTVEDLPPEQRGEVMEVVDELGETVELDVLILVDTSASMKHKLPTVKEALLDLSLSLNARSGDNRFSVFVFPGKRNDVEKLLDWTPKLESLTSIFAKLTTGGITPTGPAIREALSYFNKKRSLRSLLSRDDESFFEESV from the coding sequence ATGAAAACAGGCACAATCAGGCAAATATTGCTCATAACAGATGGCTGCTCAAATCAGGGTGAAGACCCGATTGCAATGGCTGCTCTGGCTAAGGAGCAGGGAATTACGGTGAATGTCATCGGTGTGATGGAACAGGATGTTATAGATGAACAGGGAATGACAGAAATCGAGGGTATTGCGATGTCCGGCGGCGGGGTCAGCCAGATTGTTTACGCGCAGCAGCTTTCCCAGACAGTCCAGATGGTAACAAGGAAGGCTATGACCCAGACCCTTCAGGGAGTGGTCAATAAGGAGCTTCAGCAAATCCTTGGCGGAGGCAGGACAGTAGAAGACCTTCCTCCTGAACAGCGGGGTGAAGTCATGGAGGTTGTGGATGAGCTAGGGGAGACGGTTGAGTTGGATGTGTTGATTCTTGTCGATACAAGCGCGAGCATGAAGCATAAGCTCCCTACCGTTAAAGAAGCCTTGCTGGACTTAAGTCTGAGTCTTAATGCACGGTCTGGAGATAATCGTTTTTCAGTATTCGTATTTCCCGGGAAAAGAAATGATGTCGAAAAATTGCTGGATTGGACCCCAAAGCTTGAATCACTTACAAGCATTTTTGCCAAGCTGACGACCGGCGGTATTACTCCGACAGGTCCTGCCATTCGCGAAGCCCTTTCTTATTTCAATAAAAAACGATCTTTAAGGAGCCTTCTGTCCCGTGATGATGAATCCTTCTTTGAAGAATCTGTGTAA
- a CDS encoding protein kinase domain-containing protein, with the protein MMNPSLKNLCKVIPGTIIEGKWHHNRYTIIKELGFGANGIVYLARHNNIQVALKMSDNGMSVTSEVNVLKAFAKVQGSALGPSLMDVDDWERPGKKVSFYVMEFIKGPDFLAFLQQKGPDWTGVMILQLLADLQQLHENGWIFGDLKPENLIVTGPPARIRCIDVGGTTLQGRSIKEFTEFFDRGYWGLGSRKADPRYDLFAVAMIIVNTSYPKRFTKKSGGISEIMDMVKQKPDLGIYEKVIYNALSGKYQSAKEMRTDLLQVHQPDSSPRNRRHPQRTGAQKQPQQQAASNMKQAAASAGGQTRKRYNKSKRKSSALETVTIILVISMLYFFYIYSQVT; encoded by the coding sequence ATGATGAATCCTTCTTTGAAGAATCTGTGTAAGGTCATCCCTGGAACGATCATTGAGGGGAAATGGCATCACAATCGCTATACAATCATTAAAGAGCTTGGCTTTGGAGCGAATGGGATCGTCTACTTAGCTAGGCATAACAATATACAGGTTGCATTGAAAATGAGTGACAATGGAATGTCGGTTACTTCAGAGGTCAATGTATTGAAAGCTTTTGCCAAGGTCCAGGGATCTGCCCTCGGGCCTTCTTTGATGGATGTGGATGATTGGGAACGTCCGGGTAAGAAAGTAAGCTTTTATGTGATGGAGTTCATCAAAGGACCAGATTTCCTAGCTTTCCTCCAGCAGAAAGGGCCGGACTGGACTGGAGTGATGATTCTCCAGTTACTGGCTGATTTGCAGCAGCTTCATGAAAATGGCTGGATTTTTGGTGATTTAAAGCCGGAAAATTTGATTGTGACAGGACCACCGGCCAGAATCCGCTGTATCGATGTAGGCGGAACAACGCTGCAGGGGAGGTCAATAAAAGAATTTACGGAGTTTTTTGACCGGGGTTATTGGGGACTTGGCAGCAGGAAGGCAGATCCACGCTATGATCTTTTCGCTGTCGCCATGATCATAGTCAACACAAGTTATCCGAAAAGGTTCACGAAGAAGTCAGGCGGAATCAGTGAAATAATGGATATGGTGAAGCAAAAACCCGATTTAGGAATTTATGAAAAGGTCATATATAATGCTTTGTCTGGCAAGTATCAGTCAGCAAAGGAGATGAGGACCGATTTATTGCAAGTCCATCAGCCAGATTCATCACCAAGAAACAGACGGCATCCACAAAGGACCGGAGCTCAAAAGCAGCCCCAGCAACAAGCTGCAAGCAATATGAAACAGGCTGCAGCCTCAGCGGGCGGCCAAACGCGGAAGCGATACAACAAGAGCAAGAGGAAATCCTCAGCTCTTGAAACAGTCACGATCATTCTGGTTATCTCAATGCTTTATTTTTTCTATATTTATAGTCAAGTTACTTGA
- the tilS gene encoding tRNA lysidine(34) synthetase TilS: MIDMKVNAFLERHDFQLNNKSIAVGVSGGPDSLALLHYLSQQRERKLLKIVAVHVDHMFRGEESYQDALFVKAFCDKHNLPFEMKRIDVPAYMRETGLSSQQAARACRYAFFEEVMEKHQLQYLALGHHGDDQVETVLMRLTRGSSGKARAGIPFSRKFGPFSIFRPFLCLTKAELEDYCALNSLEPRIDPSNDKTYYSRNRFRKTVLPFLKEENPAVHEHFQRFSEEQQMDEEYLLELTKEKLNKVMKKEDKGITIGISSFREMPMPLQRRGIKLILNYLYNDRPASLSAIHIEKIFSIIRNPHPSGTLDFPSGLRIIRSYGNCHFKLNPPERHSYRYEISGSDQLILPNGDVIDAQLLNDVHVGDVSNHRFVIDLEESGTPLYIRTRKNGDRMSLKGMEGSKKLKDIFIDMKIPINERDEWPVVTDREDRILWLPGLKKSKHEADEQGNRLLLLTYIKH; encoded by the coding sequence ATGATTGATATGAAGGTGAATGCTTTTCTTGAAAGGCATGATTTTCAGCTGAATAACAAGTCAATTGCAGTCGGTGTATCCGGCGGGCCGGATTCGCTTGCTCTGCTTCATTATTTATCTCAGCAGCGAGAACGGAAATTACTCAAAATTGTTGCGGTCCATGTAGATCACATGTTCCGAGGTGAAGAATCGTATCAGGATGCTCTTTTTGTAAAAGCTTTTTGTGACAAACACAACCTTCCATTCGAGATGAAAAGAATTGACGTTCCGGCTTATATGCGGGAGACGGGGTTAAGCTCCCAACAAGCTGCCCGTGCCTGCAGATACGCATTTTTTGAGGAAGTAATGGAGAAGCATCAGCTCCAATACCTTGCCCTTGGACACCATGGTGATGACCAGGTTGAGACGGTATTGATGAGGCTTACGAGGGGAAGTTCTGGAAAAGCCAGGGCTGGTATTCCTTTTTCCCGTAAGTTTGGTCCTTTCTCGATTTTCAGGCCGTTTCTATGTTTGACAAAAGCGGAACTGGAAGATTATTGCGCCCTAAATTCCCTGGAACCTAGAATCGATCCCAGCAATGACAAGACATACTATAGCAGGAATCGATTCAGGAAAACTGTCCTGCCATTTTTAAAGGAAGAGAATCCTGCAGTCCATGAGCACTTCCAGCGTTTCAGCGAAGAACAGCAAATGGATGAAGAATATCTTCTTGAATTAACAAAGGAAAAATTGAATAAAGTAATGAAGAAAGAGGACAAAGGGATTACAATTGGTATTAGTTCTTTTCGGGAAATGCCAATGCCTTTACAAAGAAGAGGGATTAAACTAATATTAAATTATCTTTACAATGATCGACCTGCTTCTCTTTCCGCTATACATATTGAAAAGATTTTTTCAATAATTCGCAACCCCCATCCGTCAGGAACTCTTGATTTCCCCAGCGGTTTAAGAATCATACGATCGTATGGAAATTGCCACTTCAAATTGAATCCGCCAGAAAGGCATAGCTATCGTTACGAAATATCAGGATCAGATCAGCTAATTTTGCCCAATGGTGATGTCATTGATGCCCAATTGCTCAATGATGTTCATGTCGGGGATGTTTCCAATCATCGTTTCGTCATCGACCTGGAGGAATCAGGGACTCCCTTATATATCCGTACCAGGAAGAATGGGGACCGGATGTCATTGAAGGGAATGGAGGGTTCTAAGAAGCTGAAAGATATTTTCATCGATATGAAAATACCTATAAATGAGAGGGATGAGTGGCCGGTTGTGACAGATCGGGAAGACAGGATCCTTTGGCTTCCGGGCCTGAAAAAATCGAAACATGAAGCAGATGAACAAGGAAACAGGTTATTACTATTAACTTATATAAAGCATTGA
- the hpt gene encoding hypoxanthine phosphoribosyltransferase, with the protein MKNDIEKVLFTEEEIQEKTKQLAAELTEEYKDRFPLAIGVLKGAMPFMGDLLKRTDAYLEMDFMDVSSYGNAMVSSGEVKILKDLDTSVEGRDILIIEDIIDSGLTLSYLVELFRYRKAKSIKIVTLLDKPTGRKADITADYVGFIVPDEFVVGYGLDYAEKYRNLPYIGVLKPEVYTK; encoded by the coding sequence ATGAAAAATGATATTGAAAAAGTATTGTTTACAGAAGAGGAAATTCAGGAAAAGACTAAGCAGCTGGCGGCAGAATTAACGGAAGAATACAAGGACCGCTTTCCGCTGGCAATCGGTGTCTTAAAAGGCGCAATGCCATTCATGGGCGATCTGCTTAAACGTACGGATGCTTATCTAGAAATGGATTTCATGGATGTATCAAGTTATGGCAATGCGATGGTATCATCTGGTGAAGTTAAGATCCTTAAGGACCTTGATACTTCAGTAGAAGGAAGAGACATCCTCATCATCGAGGATATCATCGACAGCGGCCTGACACTCAGCTATTTGGTTGAGCTGTTCAGATACCGAAAGGCAAAGTCCATAAAGATTGTTACACTGCTAGATAAACCAACAGGAAGAAAAGCCGACATCACTGCTGATTATGTAGGATTCATTGTTCCTGATGAGTTCGTTGTCGGATATGGACTTGATTATGCGGAAAAGTACCGTAACCTTCCATATATCGGTGTTCTAAAGCCAGAAGTGTATACGAAATAA